In one window of Camelina sativa cultivar DH55 chromosome 15, Cs, whole genome shotgun sequence DNA:
- the LOC104747494 gene encoding uncharacterized protein LOC104747494: MEEYRLGELRHILTTVFLSGFADFLLRPVITDVTVAAVCAGQKDSCSLAVYLTGVQQVAVGLGTMFMMPVIGNFADRYGIKILLTLPMCLSILPPAILGYRRDTSFFYAYYIIKSLFDMVCEGTVDCLAYAYVAKNVHGRKRISMFGVLAGVRSISGVCATFSARFLPIASTFQVSAMSLFVGLVYMRIFLKERLHNNDDYNYEEEVGHGGGRNDQEVHDGGNLKMLAEPILRDAPIKTHVFNTNYSSLKDMVSLIKNSTILIQALVVTFFATFSQSGMGSAFMYFLKARFGFNKNDFAELLLLVNIIGSISQLFILPILVSAIGERKVLSTGLLMEFLNAACLSVAWSAWVPYATTLLVPGVMFVMPSVCGIASRQVGSSEQGKVQGCISGVKAFAGVVAPFLFSPLTALFLSENAPFYFPGFSLLCVAFSLMIGFLQSLLIKEHPPLLLTNITINNPSEVQQEIYHEAYVS; this comes from the exons ATGGAGGAATATAGACTTGGAGAGCTGAGACACATCCTGACGACGGTTTTCCTGTCGGGATTCGCCGATTTCTTGCTAAGGCCTGTGATAACTGACGTTACCGTCGCCGCGGTTTGCGCCGGCCAAAAGGATTCATGTTCTCTCGCCGTCTACCTCACCGGAGTACAACAAGTG GCGGTAGGACTCGGGACAATGTTCATGATGCCAGTGATTGGGAATTTTGCTGACAGATATGGAATCAAAATACTACTCACTCTTCCCATGTGCCTTTCTATTCTTCCTCcag CGATATTAGGGTATAGAAGGGATACCAGTTTTTTCTATGCATATTATATAATCAAGAGTCTATTCGATATGGTCTGCGAAGGTACCGTTGACTGTCTCGCCTATGCTTATGTG GCCAAAAATGTTCATGGCAGAAAAAGAATATCAATGTTTGGAGTTTTAGCTGGTGTCAGATCGATTTCCGGAGTTTGTGCAACATTCTCAGCTCGTTTCCTACCCATTGCTTCGACTTTTCAG gtTTCAGCTATGTCACTATTCGTTGGCCTAGTGTACATGAGAATTTTCCTAAAAGAGAGATTACACAATAATGATGATTATAACTATGAAGAAGAGGTTGGTCATGGTGGTGGTAGAAATGATCAAGAGGTTCATGATGGTGGTAATCTAAAGATGTTGGCGGAGCCGATTCTAAGAGACGCACCAATTAAGACACATGTCTTCAACACTAATTATTCCTCTCTAAAAGATATGGTCAGCTTGATAAAGAATAG CACCATACTCATTCAAGCATTGGTTGTTACATTCTTTGCTACCTTCTCGCAAAGTGGAATGGGGTCTGCTTTCATG TATTTTCTGAAAGCCCGTTTTGGGTTCAACAAAAATgactttgctgagctcttgctGTTGGTTAACATAATTGGCTCCATCTCCCAG cTGTTTATATTGCCGATATTGGTTTCTGCCATTGGGGAACGTAAGGTGTTATCAACAGGGCTTCTTATGGAATTTTTAAAC gcaGCTTGTCTTAGTGTTGCGTGGTCAGCATGG GTTCCTTATGCGACGACCCTACTTGTACCCGGAGTCATGTTCGTGATGCCATCT GTTTGTGGTATTGCCTCAAGACAAGTTGGATCCAGTGAACAG GGCAAGGTCCAAGGATGCATATCCGGAGTAAAAGCTTTTGCTGGAGTTGTGGCTCCATTTTTATTTAGTCCATTGACAG CGTTGTTTCTCTCCGAAAATGCACCGTTCTATTTTCCTGGATTCAGCCTTCTATGCGTCGCCTTCTCTTTG